The nucleotide window CGGAGGCTGCCGCCGAGAGTGCCCGCGAGCCCGCGGCCCAGCCGAAGCTCTTTCCCGCCGCCTCTCTGCCCCTCGTCCCCGTCCAGCCCCTCCCGACCCCCAACCCAGCCCGGTCCCCTGACCCTCAGTCCAGCCCGGTCTGGCCTCCCAGCAGGGTCACGCAGCCGCCCCGGGGAGGATGCAAGGAGGATAAATGGTGCGCATGGCAGACAGCAGTGCCTTCCTGCTGCTCTTCCAGCTCGTGCCGCCACAGCCGCTGCGGCCAGTGGGGCCCCTCTGCTGAGACAGGCTCTGTGTCCAGCACCTGCTCCGGGTCACGCTCTGGGGAAGTAGGAGTCGCACGGCTGTCTCAGCCTTGGATTTGACTTTGGCCTCATCCACCTCGGGGCCACCCGAGAACCACGTGGGTTACCAAGttcaaggggagagagaggaaactgACGAAAATGGCGGTTCATCTGGGACTGCCTTCCTTCTCTGGCTCCACCCTTGACTTCTTTAGAGCTCGGGCTTGAAGCCTTGAGCTCCATGTTATTCCCTGGGCCGCAAGAAGCTCACTAGGCCCCCTATTCAGAGTAGTGTCTCTGGAGGCTGTTGCAGGGGCCCTTCCTCTATCTCCCTGGTCGACGGCTCGCTGGGGATACCCAGGATCTCCGACTGCCTGGACATTTGCGTTTCTGCCCCTTCGGGTTTTGTCTCAGGCTGTGCCTGGGGCTGTGCCTCTCCCTCAGGCTCCAGCTTGGTGGCAGACTTCTTGTCAGAGGCAGGTTCGGGGGTCCACAAGGGTTCAATTCCCCGGGAACTCTCCCCCTCCTTGCTGATGGCCACAGAGGGAGATCCCCATGCCTTGGGCTGCATCCAGCAGTGGCTGAGGATCTCGTCGATATGGAGCCGCCTGTTGACGTCGGGCTGCAGCATGCGGTAGATGAGGTCCTTGCACTCGCCTGTCAGGTGCTTGGATCGTGGAAAGTTGAGGCGGTGCTCCTTCTGGATACGCAGCATCTTCTTGATGTTGGAGTCGTCGTAGGGCATGGAGCCGCAGACCATGATGTAGAGGATCACGCCTAGGCTCCAGATGTCATACACCTTGGGCTGGTAGGGAATGCCCTGCAGCACTTCTGGGGCCGCATACGCTGGTGACCCGCAGAAGGTCTTGCTTAATGCCATTCGACCACTCTCATCCCGCAGGCAGCGCTTGGAGAAGCTGAAGTCAGACAGCTTGATATTGAAGTCCTTGTCGAGGAGAAGGTTGTCACACTTGAGGTCTCGGTGGACGACATCCAGGTCGTGACAGTACTTGATGGCCAAGGAAAGCTGGTGGAACTTCTTGCGA belongs to Theropithecus gelada isolate Dixy chromosome 6, Tgel_1.0, whole genome shotgun sequence and includes:
- the TSSK1B gene encoding testis-specific serine/threonine-protein kinase 1 → MDDAAVLKRRGYLLGINLGEGSYAKVKSAYSERLKFNVAIKIIDRKKAPADFLEKFLPREIEILAMLNHCSIIKTYEIFETSHGKVYIVMELAVQGDLLELIKTRGALHEDEARKKFHQLSLAIKYCHDLDVVHRDLKCDNLLLDKDFNIKLSDFSFSKRCLRDESGRMALSKTFCGSPAYAAPEVLQGIPYQPKVYDIWSLGVILYIMVCGSMPYDDSNIKKMLRIQKEHRLNFPRSKHLTGECKDLIYRMLQPDVNRRLHIDEILSHCWMQPKAWGSPSVAISKEGESSRGIEPLWTPEPASDKKSATKLEPEGEAQPQAQPETKPEGAETQMSRQSEILGIPSEPSTREIEEGPLQQPPETLL